In a single window of the Streptomyces sp. NBC_00353 genome:
- a CDS encoding CobW family GTP-binding protein, which produces MNPSSPPRKQQIPVIVLAGFLGSGKTTLLNHLLRHRAGNRIGVIVNDFGSIEIDAMTVSGQVGSTVSLGNGCLCCAVDASELDTFLETLTRPAARLDVIVIEASGLAEPQELVRMLLASDNPHIVYGGLVEVVDAAEFDATRGRHPEIDRHLGVADLVVLNKTDRIEDEEQSRIRKAIAATGSGAAVISATYGRIDPELLFDPALRPDGEERMRQLTFEDLLLEEGAEGDAEAHAGHLHAAYESVSFTSDVPMNPRRLMEFLDSRPEGLYRLKGFVDFGAGDRGNTYALHAVGRFLRFGPRPWKRDEPRLTQLVLIGSGIDPDTLHKELTDCRENSASAAPDTAPHEAMSPDTPQDAAHEQSMWGVLRYVQQPVDDA; this is translated from the coding sequence TTGAACCCGTCGTCCCCGCCCCGTAAGCAGCAGATCCCGGTCATCGTCCTGGCCGGGTTCCTGGGATCCGGCAAGACGACTCTGCTCAACCACCTCCTGCGCCACCGTGCGGGGAACAGGATCGGTGTGATCGTCAACGATTTCGGCTCCATCGAGATCGATGCCATGACGGTCTCGGGCCAGGTCGGCTCGACCGTCTCGCTGGGCAACGGCTGCCTGTGCTGTGCCGTCGACGCGAGCGAACTCGACACCTTCCTGGAGACGCTCACCCGGCCCGCCGCCCGCCTCGATGTGATCGTCATCGAGGCGAGCGGACTCGCCGAACCCCAGGAGCTCGTAAGGATGCTGCTGGCCAGCGACAACCCGCACATCGTGTACGGGGGACTGGTCGAGGTCGTCGACGCCGCCGAATTCGATGCCACCCGGGGGCGCCATCCGGAGATCGACCGCCATCTCGGCGTCGCCGATCTGGTCGTGCTGAACAAGACCGACCGGATCGAGGACGAGGAACAGAGCCGCATCCGCAAGGCCATCGCGGCGACCGGCAGCGGGGCGGCCGTCATCTCCGCCACGTACGGGCGCATCGACCCGGAACTGCTCTTCGACCCGGCGCTGCGGCCGGACGGTGAGGAGAGGATGCGTCAGCTCACCTTCGAGGACCTCCTGCTGGAGGAAGGGGCGGAAGGGGACGCCGAGGCACACGCGGGGCATCTGCACGCCGCGTACGAGAGTGTCTCCTTCACCTCCGACGTGCCCATGAACCCCCGCCGACTGATGGAGTTTCTCGACTCCCGGCCCGAGGGCCTCTACCGGCTCAAGGGGTTCGTCGACTTCGGCGCGGGCGACCGCGGCAACACATATGCGCTGCATGCCGTCGGCAGATTCCTGCGGTTCGGCCCCCGGCCCTGGAAGCGCGACGAACCGCGTCTCACCCAGCTCGTGCTGATCGGCTCCGGCATCGACCCGGACACCCTGCACAAGGAACTGACCGACTGCCGCGAGAACTCCGCATCTGCTGCGCCGGACACCGCCCCGCACGAGGCAATGTCCCCGGACACGCCGCAGGACGCCGCACATGAGCAGAGCATGTGGGGCGTCCTGCGGTACGTACAGCAGCCGGTCGACGACGCGTAG